In Asanoa sp. WMMD1127, one genomic interval encodes:
- a CDS encoding enolase C-terminal domain-like protein, with protein sequence MTARFVSLDTYDVRFPTSRELDGSDAMNPDPDYSAAYVVLRTDEVDGHEGHGFAFTIGRGNEVQTAAIAALRPYLAGRLVKSVLDDLGAFWRELVHDSQLRWLGPEKGVMHMAISAVVNALWDLKAKQAGLPLWQLLASMPPEELVSLVDFRYLTDALTPQEALALLQPGAVGREERVAELLANGYPAYTTSPGWLGYDDEKLRRLCREALDAGFRQIKLKVGADLDDDLRRLRIAREVCGPDIRIAVDANQRWDVQDAIDWVGALAPYDVWWVEEPTSPDDVVGHAAIARGIAPVPVATGEHVQNRVVFKQLLQLGAVSYVQLDAARVAGVNENVAILLLAAKFGVPVCPHAGGVGLCELVQHLSLFDYVAVSRSMDNRVIEYVDHLHEHFRDPVQIRAGRYLAPQAPGFSSTMRPESRARFAFPDGPAWSRTV encoded by the coding sequence ATGACCGCCCGCTTCGTGTCGCTGGACACCTACGACGTGCGGTTCCCGACCTCGCGCGAGTTGGACGGCTCCGACGCGATGAACCCGGACCCGGACTACTCGGCGGCCTACGTGGTGCTGCGGACCGACGAGGTCGATGGGCACGAAGGCCATGGGTTCGCCTTCACGATCGGCCGGGGCAACGAGGTGCAGACGGCGGCGATCGCCGCGCTGCGGCCCTACCTCGCCGGCCGGCTCGTGAAGAGCGTCCTGGACGACCTGGGCGCGTTCTGGCGCGAGCTGGTGCACGACTCGCAGCTGCGCTGGCTGGGCCCTGAGAAGGGCGTCATGCACATGGCCATCTCCGCCGTGGTCAACGCCCTCTGGGACCTCAAGGCCAAGCAGGCCGGTCTGCCGCTCTGGCAGCTGCTGGCCTCGATGCCGCCGGAGGAGCTCGTCTCGCTGGTCGACTTCCGCTACCTGACCGACGCGCTCACCCCGCAGGAGGCGCTCGCGCTGCTCCAGCCGGGCGCCGTCGGCCGCGAGGAGCGCGTCGCCGAGCTCCTCGCCAACGGCTACCCGGCCTACACGACGTCGCCCGGCTGGCTCGGCTACGACGACGAGAAGCTGCGCCGGCTGTGCCGCGAGGCGCTCGACGCCGGCTTCCGGCAGATCAAGCTCAAGGTGGGCGCCGACCTCGACGACGACCTGCGCCGGCTGCGGATCGCCCGCGAGGTGTGCGGGCCGGACATCCGGATCGCCGTCGACGCCAACCAGCGCTGGGACGTCCAGGACGCCATCGACTGGGTCGGCGCGCTCGCGCCGTACGACGTGTGGTGGGTCGAGGAGCCGACCAGCCCCGACGACGTGGTCGGCCACGCCGCCATCGCCCGCGGCATCGCGCCCGTGCCGGTGGCCACCGGCGAGCACGTGCAGAACCGTGTGGTCTTCAAGCAGCTGCTCCAGCTGGGCGCGGTGTCCTATGTGCAGCTCGACGCCGCGCGGGTCGCCGGCGTCAACGAGAACGTCGCGATCCTGTTGCTGGCGGCCAAGTTCGGCGTGCCGGTCTGCCCGCACGCCGGCGGTGTCGGCCTCTGCGAGCTGGTGCAGCACCTCTCGCTGTTCGACTACGTCGCGGTGTCCCGGTCGATGGACAACCGGGTCATCGAGTACGTCGACCATCTCCACGAGCACTTCCGCGATCCCGTGCAGATCCGCGCCGGTCGTTACCTGGCACCCCAGGCGCCCGGCTTCAGCTCGACCATGCGTCCCGAAAGCCGGGCCCGGTTCGCCTTCCCCGACGGACCGGCCTGGTCCCGCACCGTCTGA
- a CDS encoding sugar ABC transporter substrate-binding protein — MTLHRRAVVSVAVVAALAAVTAGCNSSDSGSSGGSGTGSGGTANPPIAVDLPRADSDFWNSYAKYIPQYAQESGINLMTPTNSQNDIAKLVANAQALTAQGAKAIVMAPQDTGAIASTLTQLEGKKIPVVSVDTRPDKGKVFMVVRADNRAYGQKACEFLDEKLGGKGKVIEFQGSLSSVNGRDRSEAFAECMKTKFPDITIFEEPTEWEGAKASAALQTRLAQHPDIKGIYMQAGGVFLAPTLQLLKSKNLLVPPTDPKHIFIVSNDGIPQEFEAIRKGEIDATVSQPADLYAKYALFYAKAAVEGKTFTPGPTDHDSTIIDVGNGVLEDQLPAPLVTKDNVDDASLWGNQIGK, encoded by the coding sequence ATGACTCTTCACAGACGCGCCGTCGTCAGCGTGGCGGTCGTCGCCGCGTTGGCCGCGGTGACCGCCGGTTGCAACTCGTCCGACTCGGGCTCCAGCGGAGGCAGCGGCACCGGCAGTGGCGGCACCGCCAACCCGCCGATCGCCGTCGACCTGCCCCGGGCGGACAGCGACTTCTGGAACTCGTACGCGAAGTACATCCCGCAGTACGCGCAGGAGAGCGGCATCAACCTGATGACGCCGACCAACTCGCAGAACGACATCGCCAAGCTGGTCGCCAACGCGCAGGCGCTGACCGCCCAGGGCGCCAAGGCGATCGTGATGGCGCCCCAGGACACCGGCGCCATCGCCAGCACGCTCACCCAGCTCGAGGGCAAGAAGATCCCTGTCGTCTCCGTCGACACCCGGCCCGACAAGGGCAAGGTCTTCATGGTGGTGCGGGCCGACAACCGCGCCTACGGCCAGAAGGCGTGCGAGTTCCTCGACGAGAAGCTGGGCGGCAAGGGCAAGGTCATCGAGTTCCAGGGCTCGCTGTCGTCCGTCAACGGCCGCGACCGGTCCGAGGCCTTCGCCGAGTGCATGAAGACGAAGTTCCCCGACATCACCATCTTCGAGGAGCCGACCGAGTGGGAGGGCGCCAAGGCGTCCGCCGCGCTGCAGACCCGGCTCGCCCAGCACCCCGACATCAAGGGCATCTACATGCAGGCCGGCGGCGTGTTCCTGGCGCCCACCCTGCAGCTGCTGAAGTCCAAGAACCTGCTGGTGCCGCCGACCGACCCCAAGCACATCTTCATCGTCTCCAACGACGGCATCCCGCAGGAGTTCGAGGCGATCCGCAAGGGCGAGATCGATGCCACCGTCTCGCAGCCGGCGGACCTCTACGCCAAGTACGCGCTGTTCTACGCCAAGGCCGCGGTCGAGGGAAAGACGTTCACCCCTGGACCGACCGACCATGACAGCACCATCATCGACGTCGGCAACGGCGTGCTCGAAGACCAGCTGCCGGCGCCGCTCGTGACGAAGGACAACGTCGACGACGCGTCGTTGTGGGGCAACCAGATCGGGAAGTGA
- a CDS encoding sugar ABC transporter ATP-binding protein, with amino-acid sequence MTALLSDAAGSGAAAPPPAVSAEEVTKRFGATTALAGVSVAIRPGETHALVGRNGAGKSTLVSVLTGLQRADEGRVSFGGEPAPAPSDRDGWRRRVACVYQRSTIIPTLSVAENLFLNRQASHGPIRWGALRRRAGALLDEYGVAVDPAALAGDLNVEQRQLVEIARALSIGTRFIILDEPTARLDATAIERLFERMRSLSASGVTMLFISHHLREVYEVCDTVTVLRDARWVLTEPVSAVGHDALVAAMTGEAVGLTDVAPRTVPDSAPVLSLRDLTLAGAYDGIDLELRAGEIVGVTGSGSSGKVSLAETVGGLRRADRGTVSVGSSPVGAGVPAALKAGIGLVPEDRHREGLVPLLSVAENATLPIADRLGPAGVVVPRRRSSVAADMVRRYDIRTESPLAPVSSLSGGNAQKVVLARALSTDPRVLVLINPTAGVDVRSKESLLGAVRAAADGGTGVLMVSDELDDLRHCDRVLVMFHGRVTAELAHGWEDAQVVAVVEGVSAEGAES; translated from the coding sequence ATGACCGCACTGCTGTCCGACGCGGCCGGGAGTGGGGCTGCCGCCCCGCCCCCGGCCGTCTCGGCCGAAGAGGTGACCAAGCGCTTCGGCGCGACGACCGCGCTGGCCGGGGTGAGCGTGGCGATCCGGCCCGGCGAGACCCACGCGCTCGTGGGCCGCAACGGCGCCGGCAAGTCCACCCTGGTCTCGGTGCTCACCGGCCTGCAACGGGCCGACGAGGGCCGGGTGTCGTTCGGCGGCGAGCCGGCGCCGGCACCGTCCGATCGCGACGGTTGGCGCCGCCGGGTGGCGTGCGTCTACCAACGGTCGACCATCATCCCGACGCTGTCGGTGGCGGAGAACCTGTTCCTCAACCGGCAGGCGTCGCACGGCCCGATCCGGTGGGGCGCGTTGCGGCGGCGGGCCGGCGCCCTGCTGGACGAGTACGGCGTCGCCGTCGACCCGGCGGCGCTCGCCGGCGACCTCAACGTCGAGCAGCGGCAGCTGGTCGAGATCGCCCGCGCGCTCTCGATCGGCACCCGGTTCATCATCCTCGACGAGCCGACCGCCCGCCTCGACGCGACCGCGATCGAGCGGCTGTTCGAGCGGATGCGGTCGCTGTCGGCGTCCGGCGTGACGATGCTGTTCATCTCGCACCACCTCCGCGAGGTCTACGAGGTCTGCGACACCGTGACCGTGCTCCGCGACGCCCGCTGGGTGCTCACCGAGCCCGTGTCGGCGGTGGGCCACGACGCGCTGGTGGCGGCGATGACGGGGGAGGCGGTCGGGCTGACCGACGTCGCGCCCCGCACCGTGCCCGACTCGGCGCCGGTGCTGTCGCTGCGTGACCTGACCTTGGCGGGGGCTTACGACGGGATCGACCTCGAGCTGCGGGCCGGCGAGATCGTCGGTGTCACCGGCTCGGGCAGCAGCGGCAAGGTGTCGCTCGCCGAGACCGTCGGCGGGCTGCGGCGGGCCGACCGCGGGACGGTGTCGGTCGGATCTTCGCCGGTAGGCGCCGGAGTTCCGGCCGCTCTCAAGGCCGGGATCGGGTTGGTGCCGGAGGATAGGCACCGCGAGGGGCTGGTGCCCCTGTTGTCGGTGGCCGAGAACGCTACCCTGCCGATCGCCGACCGGCTCGGGCCCGCGGGCGTCGTCGTGCCGCGGCGGCGGTCTTCGGTGGCGGCGGACATGGTGCGGCGCTACGACATCCGCACCGAGAGCCCGCTGGCGCCCGTGTCCAGCCTCTCCGGCGGCAACGCGCAGAAGGTCGTGCTGGCCCGCGCGCTGTCGACCGACCCGCGGGTGCTGGTGCTGATCAACCCGACCGCCGGCGTCGACGTGCGGTCCAAGGAGTCGCTGCTCGGTGCGGTGCGGGCGGCGGCCGACGGCGGGACCGGCGTGCTGATGGTCTCCGACGAGCTCGACGACCTGCGCCACTGCGACCGGGTGCTGGTCATGTTCCACGGCCGCGTGACGGCCGAACTCGCCCACGGCTGGGAGGACGCGCAGGTGGTCGCGGTCGTCGAAGGTGTTTCTGCAGAAGGAGCGGAGTCATGA